In Colletotrichum higginsianum IMI 349063 chromosome 1, whole genome shotgun sequence, the DNA window TCGAGTAGCATGCGGAAGACTGTGCCCTCGATGTCGCGGCGCTTCACGAGCTTCTTGCCTCTGTTGGGGGGGTCGCAGAAGAGGTCTGGGCGGTGGGTCTCCgggggcgaggcggcgacggcagcgagcATCTCGCGGGCCTCAAGGACGCGGTGCGGGTTGATGGAAGAACTCTCCTCGTCTACGTCCGAATCTTCCGAGCCCTCCTCCGAGtccgggacgacgacgtcacAGCGGAGGCTGTCCCCCAGGATGCCCAGATGGAAGGCCGAGATGTCGGTGAAGGGGTCACCAATCTCCTCCGGGTAGCCGTCCAAGGTCATGGTGAGCGGGGAGGTCGGGTCATGGTCGTACAGCGTCTGCTTGACGAGCTGGTCAAGAAGCCAGAGGAGATGTTTGCAGGGAGGCCcgttcttctgctgctgttcgCGGCAGGAGCAACGGGGCGTCGCGAAGGGGCTATCAGGGGACCCGATGCGGATCGAGCGGGGTACGAGCTCCGTCATCTGGAAGGCGTAGACATCATCCCGGAGACGACAATACTGCAGAGAGAGACGGGGAGGGTCCCTGAAGGCTTCGCGGACGCGCATTCGGGCGTCGCTGGAGAGCTTGTCGACACAGTAGATAAGCTTGGAGGGAGAGCGGATGATGGAGGGGTCTTCATCGTCGATAAGGGAGGAGTCCGAGTCCGATTCGGGCTCGGAGCTGGAGTTGTcaatgtcgtcgtcgtagtcggaGGTGACGTCGCTGAGAGACTGCCGGTGCGTCTGGGATCTGGTTGTGGGAGGCATCCTTTTTCCGAGAGAGAGCCCTCTAAACTTGGACACGGGagcgggaggggaggaggaagacatTTATTTGGCGAAGAGGCAGAGTAATTCTGTATGTTTCAAGGAGGTTGCGGATGAAGAAGGGTTCTCCATGGTGCTACGGCTCACTGTTACTTATAAGAGGTATGTAGACTAGAAGCTCAGATGGCAGGGGAGGACGGAAAAGGGGGCGGGGCAGCGGCGGAGTGAGGCCAACGATGACATGACCCAGAGGCCCAGAGGTCCAAGGCAGGCTGGCAATGTTGGCAATGTTGGATGTTGTTGGaacagggggggaggaagaaagagGGAGGTGAAGACCTGAGCGAGACGGCCCTGTTCTCGCTCATGAGTGGTCGTCATCCAGGTCCCATGAGGTGGACAGTATGGAGTatggaaggaggagggggggaagagaatAGGAGTAACAACGGGGACATAAGCAGCTACTGGCTGGTCTAGCATCCCCCGTCTCGCAAGGGCTGATGAGACCATCTTCTAGAAACAATTCCATTTTCCCATCTCGTTTGGCTTTCGGCCTGAACCCTCACCATGGGGCCGTTGTCACGGGTTTTTGCGAGCAGAGGATGGGATGTGGTGTGTGGGAGGTTGCCCAGGCAGGTCCAATCTGGCGCGGCGTACGATGTACGCATCGCCATGCATGTACCGCATGCAGTCTGCGGCAAGGGAAGCCGATTACAAGGTAGAATTAGAACAGAGTTTTGGGGCGTGAAACTCCACATCAGGCGATTATAGTGGTTGAAGCCTGGGAAGAGCAATGCAGAGATGACACAGCGAGGAGGTCTTTGCGCTGGCAAAGGGAGCAAAGATgggacgagagagagaaggtcTTGGTTTGTGCCCAGGCAGGGTGAAAGCTACGATGCTTGAACAACATGGCAAAGACTGATCTTCCCAGCCCCAAGTAGTCAGGCAGGGCAGGTGACGGTTGATTTTTGAACCCCGGGGCTGTGGTTCGTCAGAGTGCGAAGAAGCTGCTGTTAGCCCGAGGACATGATGAAGCGATGTCGAAGTTGAGTTGCTTTACCTTCACTAGGTACGGTAGGTAGAATGGGTACTGTGATGGGATAGCAGAGTTACAGTGGAGGATGGGGACCCCGGCAACCCTGGGCCGGTGGATAGGCTAAAAGCGGGGCGCGTCTTCCAAAGGCCGAACCTTcacggccgacgccgaaggGTTCCCTTCATTCAACCCCACGGCTTTCAgcctttttttcccctcttcttttttctttccccgtCCAGTTGCTCAATAGAGGGATACCTTCAGCCACTGATCGCCGTCACTGACACACCCTTCTCATTGGCGGGAAGCCGCAATGACGGACGGCCTGCTGTGCAGTCTGCTGTTAATGGCGCTGGACCGCCCCTCTGGGCCGCGCAAACGGGCCGCTGGTCAGTGGTGCCCCACGGAGCTACGCCGTAAAGAGGGGGGGTGGTTTGGCCACAGCCCCCGACTTGGCCGCCGAACGGGCCGGCCAATTCTGCGACCGCGCTCGCGGGTTTCCCACTCTCAAAACGTCTTTGGGGAAGGATTGGAACCCTTTTgctttcttttccctttctctctctctccacaGTGCGTGCTGCCAGAACATTCATAGCCTTCCTCGGGCCGCATAGTGGGCCGCATCGAAAATGCGGCCTCCTTTGCTATTATTGCTGTGCTTCCTCCGACCGTCATGGCCTCCTCGCAAGGCTTTCTTTCTGCAATGGACCCCGTGGACCAAAATATTTGGTTACACTGCTTAGAATGCCTCGCTGCTGGATGCAAAATGACGGTCTGAAGAGGCCTCTGGAGGGTCTGTTCGAGAGAAGTCGGATCAGCCGCTTCAACCTGGTTCCCGCGATCCCGAGCGACACCATCGTCATCttggttgtcgtcggcgctcGCGGAACTCTTCCAATCAAGTCATCTGGCGCCTAACATCCTGGAGTCGTTGAACTTACATTGACCCTCTGCGGCTGATTGCTACAGGAGCCCTAACTGACCAACCAGCTACGCAAGACCGAGCCAAGCTTCAACGGTTCCATGAGGCATACAGACATCAGGGCGAAAGGGGCTGTCTCGGACCATTGCCCAATGAGCCTGCGTATAGCAAGGCTGGGCTATTCATAGGTTCATCTCGAAGTCTCTTGGGATGGCTGCGATGGTCAGGTCATTCCGGGACGGGCGGCTATCGCGCCTGTACCAGCCCGTCCACAAGGTCGGCGACCTCTGGGCGGGGAGTTAGGCTTGTATGACGAACTTCAGCAATGGAACTCCCCATCTTTGAACATGGCTGCCTGGCGTTAGGACCATGACTCATGTCACATGACGGTATCCCGACGTTGGCTGCTGGCGTTTtgggtgagggagggaggagggggttgtTTGGGAAACGGATCGAGACTATGTCTTGGATATTCTACTTTCCGTAACCATGGGGGGACGGTGCCACTCTTCATGGAGACAGAACCAGACTGCCACACTGTCTCGCTCGGCGCGAACATAACAGAACGATGTGCCATAATTCTTCTGGCAGCCGCATTATGGATCTTTACCGGGATGGCATAAGCTGTCGAAACTCCTCTGTCGACGCGATTGGCACTGCTGTTATTTAGAACATATCAATCCGGCAGCGGCTCGCGGAGCCTTAATGGGAAGCAGTAGTGGCCGGTGCAAGGAAATAGTTCCAGATCTGCGATTCTGGTCAGTCGCAGCTGTCACGACGGAGAACATAATAACTCACCTTGAACCATTCAATCCGGCGTGCCTAACCCCAGAGGAGTAGTCACGGATAACCAATTAGATAAGAGTCTCCTTGGTGTAGCGTTGGGCGAAGAAACTCAAGAGGTCTCCGCAAGATGATACTCGTTGGAGAAGCCTCTCGTGAGTGTGTGGAACTTATCTCACAAACAAGAAAAGAAGCCAATGAGTGAGTTGGAAGAAAATTCGTCGTTACATTATTTCGAGACAGAACATGAGCTCTGCTCTATATACGGACAGTCTCGTAACAAACAGTTCTGTGTGCTTGGTTATGACCGCACCGTATTTCCTGATCATACCAATCTAACAAATGTTTTACCGTCTAGGGTATCAATCGCTAATCCTGTATCTCAACCCTCGCTTCAGTCACTCGAGCTACTCGGGCTCttggcgccgccctcgccctcgtcctcgagaTGGCCCCTGCCCTCGCTGTTCGCGATGGCACTCTGTAATGCGCTCGTCAGGTCGACGTGGAAAAACGGCCTGTTGAGACCGTGGACGACGACTCCCTTGCGCTTCGGGCTGGTGTTTTTCCTGGAACCCGAGGAGATGGGGTCGATCTGGTCGTATGCGCCACCATCCTTGCCCGCCTCTTCATCCGCTGCCCTTGATGACTTGCCATGCGACGAAATCTCTTTCTCGTTCGCCTCCTTCtctgccaccgccgcggcAGACTCTGAACCACCAATCTCGGCGACGCTAAAGATGGACTTCCACTGATGTTGCAGACCGTCGCTGCGGTCGACGGGGTAGCCGAAACCGGCGGCGACAAGCGCCCTCTTGGTCCATCGGTTGTTGATGCAGGCAATGTGCCAGTTTACTTTGTCCGGGGTGGCGTATCGGTCGAGCTGGTTGCGGACATCGATAAGTTGTTGAATCGAGGTCAAGTCGACGTTGTTGACGGAGCTGAAATCGAGTATGATGGCCTTAAGCGTAGGCCTATTTTCCTGCTCATGCATCTGGGCCtgcgccttcttggccttgcgcGATGGGCCGGGGTCGTTCCAAGGGCGGTCACCAAGACGCCCGTAAGCCTCCATATTCGTCCGGCGAGTCCGTTTGAAGATGTATTCAGTAAGATATTCGAGAGAGTGACTGGCGTTGGGGTAGTTGAAGCCCTCGGAAAAGCGGTAGATAAAAATACCGGGGTAAGGGCTGTCGAGAGTGACCTCGGGATTGGAACCATCGCCATGATCAATAGGCAGGAACACGTTACGCGCCGCATTGTCGCTGGCGTTGAAGGTACCATATTCGCCAATGACTTGTCTGTGGTCTTCGCCAATAACGTGATCGCCCACGACAGAGTGGATCTTGACCTTGCCGAGAAAGCGGCCCTGTCCTCTCAGAATGCGCCAGAGAAGAAGCACAGCGGAGATGCAGACTGTAGCGTAAATGCCATTTTCGATGGATGAGAATATCGTGACGAAAACaccgatgaagaagatgacaACTTCGAGAGGTGACACACGCCAGAACTGGTAGACAGTGTTGGGCGGGGTGATcaggtcgccgacggcgtggaTGATAACTGCGGCAAGGGAAGCACTAGAGATGTAGAAAAAGACAGCCGTCAAGGCATAAATGGCGAGTAGAacgacgaggccggtgaTGACACCGGCGAAAGGAGTCCTGACACCGGCCTTGGACTTGATGGCGGTACGGCTGAATGAGCCCGTGGATGGGTAACCGCCAAGGAAGGGAGCGAGGACATTCGTCACGCCAATGGCCACAAACTCCTGCGAAGGGTTGATGGTGTAGTTGTTTACACGACCGAAAGACTTCGAGATGGCGACATGTTCGATGACCAACACGATAACGCTGGCCGGCAAGAACGGAAGGAAGGCACTGATTAGGCCGGTGTCGATCTTGGGAGTGCCGACATCCTGGAAACCTGAATAACTGTTAGCGGATGCTTAAGGTTGCCTGCCTCATTTTCTAACTTACCTCTGGGAATATCTCCCAAAATCTTGAACATCGGGTTTGACCGTCTGTTCATGTTCACTAACCAACTGATCATGGTGTAGAGGAGAATGACGAAAACCGTTCGTAGAGTcgaaaggaagaagaagagcttcGACTTTTGGGGGTATCGCTTTGCCAGCGTGGTAAAGATGAATCGAAGGAGGTAAAGCATAGCGAGGGCGGTCAAGCCCATAGCGGCATCCATCTTCGTCTTGGGTAAGTTCTTGAGGGTGTTGATGAACACAAGATAGGTAGCCTCTCTGGTGTTGACACCTTTGATGCCTAACAACGTGACTAGTTGGCCGACAGCAATGCTGATGGCGGAGCCAGTCATGAAAGCCGACAACGATGTCAAAGAAATCAGGTTGACAACCCATCCCATGCGGATCAGACCAatgaagaggatgatggcaCCGGCAATGATAGCCAAAGCCGATGCAATCTGGTGGCCTTGATACTGCGGGAATTCTTCTCGGACATCTGTGATCAAGTTGCCGACGACAGTTGACATGACGGCTACGGGCTGTGGTAGGCATTAGCAAAGCTCAAAGTTATCGGGGGTGCGGCAACGTACGCCGATGGTGATGTCCTTGGAGGTAGCGAAGAACCAATAAATGATTACGCCCATGAAGGACGAGTAGAGACCGAACTGAGGCTCAAGCTTTGCGAGCAAAGCATAGGCCATACCTTGGGGCACGACTACCGCGCCAACAGTGACACCAGCAACCAGATCGCCAAGGAACCATTGCATGTTGTAGTGTCCAATCCAGTTAAGGAAGGGAAACAAAGATCGAATGTAGTCGAGAATTTGCTGGCCGTCGGGCAGGAGCTCAAGAAACCACTCGGCGGTTGTAGGCTCCTCTTCGACGAATGTGTCGGATGATTGAACTGAAAAGACGGATTCGCCGCGAAGCATCTCCTCGTTCTcgggcttctcgagcttgaTACCCAAGACCTTAGCCAGGCCGTGGCCAATCTTGGTGCTTGTGC includes these proteins:
- a CDS encoding SWIM zinc finger protein, whose protein sequence is MPPTTRSQTHRQSLSDVTSDYDDDIDNSSSEPESDSDSSLIDDEDPSIIRSPSKLIYCVDKLSSDARMRVREAFRDPPRLSLQYCRLRDDVYAFQMTELVPRSIRIGSPDSPFATPRCSCREQQQKNGPPCKHLLWLLDQLVKQTLYDHDPTSPLTMTLDGYPEEIGDPFTDISAFHLGILGDSLRCDVVVPDSEEGSEDSDVDEESSSINPHRVLEAREMLAAVAASPPETHRPDLFCDPPNRGKKLVKRRDIEGTVFRMLLDNNDFFHYFLAQMRSTDPVNDPFRKLSQRVDRVLQELDACSLSQTTPTSGDSAEDPPDVAWAARHITGVVGLIRTAIFERDRPLEPRERTSAARALVHILAVVVERNHELGPSRTTTTTTTTTTTTMTTMTSRRERNLYLRLVGDRDEDFVLGILNLLPPDAAAQFLHRLEDILDRLGVHGAPASYVERFRSLISRLRRAGGGAPPSAGAGSKRQGQSQGHDRGSKRMK
- a CDS encoding Sulfate permease, translated to MSSTSTKIGHGLAKVLGIKLEKPENEEMLRGESVFSVQSSDTFVEEEPTTAEWFLELLPDGQQILDYIRSLFPFLNWIGHYNMQWFLGDLVAGVTVGAVVVPQGMAYALLAKLEPQFGLYSSFMGVIIYWFFATSKDITIGPVAVMSTVVGNLITDVREEFPQYQGHQIASALAIIAGAIILFIGLIRMGWVVNLISLTSLSAFMTGSAISIAVGQLVTLLGIKGVNTREATYLVFINTLKNLPKTKMDAAMGLTALAMLYLLRFIFTTLAKRYPQKSKLFFFLSTLRTVFVILLYTMISWLVNMNRRSNPMFKILGDIPRGFQDVGTPKIDTGLISAFLPFLPASVIVLVIEHVAISKSFGRVNNYTINPSQEFVAIGVTNVLAPFLGGYPSTGSFSRTAIKSKAGVRTPFAGVITGLVVLLAIYALTAVFFYISSASLAAVIIHAVGDLITPPNTVYQFWRVSPLEVVIFFIGVFVTIFSSIENGIYATVCISAVLLLWRILRGQGRFLGKVKIHSVVGDHVIGEDHRQVIGEYGTFNASDNAARNVFLPIDHGDGSNPEVTLDSPYPGIFIYRFSEGFNYPNASHSLEYLTEYIFKRTRRTNMEAYGRLGDRPWNDPGPSRKAKKAQAQMHEQENRPTLKAIILDFSSVNNVDLTSIQQLIDVRNQLDRYATPDKVNWHIACINNRWTKRALVAAGFGYPVDRSDGLQHQWKSIFSVAEIGGSESAAAVAEKEANEKEISSHGKSSRAADEEAGKDGGAYDQIDPISSGSRKNTSPKRKGVVVHGLNRPFFHVDLTSALQSAIANSEGRGHLEDEGEGGAKSPSSSSD